A region of the Prevotella intermedia ATCC 25611 = DSM 20706 genome:
TAACAGCAGTTGCTTCTTAATCTTATACACATCGCTGCTATTCCATCTCTGGCATAGCAAAGCCGCAAGTCCTGCAACATGTGGGCAAGCCATACTTGTACCACTCATTTCCACATATTTGTTACCGGGAATGGTTGAATTGACCTTTACTCCAGGAGCAACACAACCTACAGGGTTCCATGGCAAATACTGATGCCCTCTTGATGAGAAATCAGCTATTTGGTTTCTTTTATCTACTGCACCAACTGCTATCGGACTTGCGCTCCACGTTTTCGCTTGGACTGAGTTTGCAGGAGAGCATACCCATGGGAAGTAGTTAGTGTGTCCGCTATTTCCTGCCGCTACTACTACAACAACTCCATGTAGCTGACATTTCGAAATTGCGTTATTATAAGCAACAGACGGACCTTGAGGACCGCCTAAACTCATACTTGCCACCTGAATGCCATTTTCTATGCACCACTCCATTCCTGCAATGATATCGCTTGTATATCCACCTCCATCATTATCCAAAACCTTTACGGCATAGAGTTTGGCACGAGGAGCAACACCGACAATCTTTTTCCGATACTCTCTTGCAGCAATGATACCAGCACAATGCGTACCGTGTCCGTTATAATCCATGTAATCTCCCGAGTTAGAGAAATCGACACCGCCATAAACGCATAAATCGTCATGGTTATAATCAATACCTGTGTCCAACACGGCAACTTTCACGCCTGTTCCGTCATATCCCTTTGCCCATGCTTTGTGTGCCTTCACTAATTTGATATTCCAAGGAATATACGAAGTGGCTAAAGCTTCAACCGACTCAATGCCTTCGACTGAAGCGGCTTCCTCATCGCAATATTCCGAAGCGTCTTGCTTGAGGTTTGCATCTAACATTGATGAGAACATATCCATCATTGCCTTCTTATACCCATCGGTAAAGCCACCTGCTTGCGATTGGGTTTGCTTTTCGTCTGCTAACGATTCAACGGCAAATAGTTTGTTTTTATCCGAAAGCATTTCAAAGTTGAAAGGCAAAGATTCTGCTTCTGGAACTGTCTTTTCTCCCACGACCGTATCTTCTTCTTGAACTTCGAGCAAGTTGATTGGTTCAAGAGAAGCACCTTTGTGGCGAAGGTTGCTTTTTACTCTTACCCCTTCAATATTCTCCTGTGTTCCTTCCAACTTTTCCATTTCCTTCTGATTGATGTAAACCTCTGGCTTGTAATTTGCATCGAATCCTTCAGGTTCTATGTCAAATGCATACATCTTCGCATCTTCTTCTACTGCCAAGACTCCTTCCTGATTTGCAAGGTTCTTTGCTTCTTCCGATGTAAGCTCAAGTACTGAAACTCCAAGGTTCTCAAAGTGCAAGACATTATCTTTCAAAGCAGCTCTGTCGGCAGCCATGAAAGAAACTCCTTCTTTCATTCTTGCTTGGTTTACTTTTAATAGTTTTACTGCAGAAGCTTTACTAACTTCCTGATTTGCATAGGTTACTAAAAATCTTTTGTTATTTTTATCAGACATAGTTTTTACTTATTTAGGTTTACTACTCGTATGGCTTTTCGTATACGCCCCGTTTTTTATGGTTTCTGGCTCCACTGTCTTTATTGCTTTGGAAAAGAGATTCACTAAACCAAAAATATATACTCTCCAAGCAATCTAAATAACAAACCTGCTCAATTTGTTTGCTGTTTCATTGAATAACTTATATTCCTTGAAAGGCAAACCAATCTGAGCAGGTTTGTATTAATGTTATCAAATTACAGTATCCCTACCTTAGCATCAGGCTCTATGGCTTCAACACCTTCGTTCTGTGCCAATGCCTGCACTTCTTTTGCAGTCAGTCTGGCAGCCAAGATGTTGCTCATCAGCACCCGATAGCTTTTCAAGTTGAGAGATTCTGCATTCACGCCTTCCATCAATGTGATAATAACATCAAATTCTCCGAACGGTCTTGAGTTCATCTCTCTTTGAAGTTCAAAACTTATTTTGTCCATAATATTCAATTTTAATATTTACACATCAATGTCAAAGCTACAACGATATCTTCACACTAAGCTGTTATCTTTGTGTGTTGTTTCGTGTTGCATTTAAACTAACAGATAGTATGAATACCAAGTGCCACGCATTACCTCAATGTTCGAAACCACCCTCTCACAATTGATAAGACCAAATCCTCTTTCCTCGCAGCTGTTATCTCCATGACTCCAATAGGTAGCATATAATAGTTGTTTCTTAATACAATATACACTTGCCCATGGCCATTGTTGACATAGCAAAGCTGCAAGTCCTGCAACATGTGGGCAAGCCATACTTGTACCGTCCATATACGCATAACCGTTATTTAAATAGGTTGATCTGACACTTACTCCAGGAGCAACACAACCAACCCGATTCCATGGATAAGTTTCTTGTCCTCTTGATGAGAAATAAGCAAGATTATTATTACTATCAACAGCACCAACTGCTATCGGACTTCCACTCCAATCATCCTCTTGGGTTGAGACTGAATTTGCAGGAGCACATACCCATGGGAAATATTTATAGTTTCCACTGTTTCCTGCCGATGCAACAACAAGAACCCCATTTCTCTGACATCTCGAAACAGCTTTTCCATAAGCAATAGTTGGAGCATAGCAACCACCTAAACTCATACTTGCCACTCGAATGTCATTGTTTGCACACCACTCCATTCCTGCAATTATATTACTTGTATATCCACTTCCATCATTATCCAAAACCTTTACGGCATAGAGTTTGGCGCGAGGAGCAACACCTACAGTTTGACCTCGATACTCTCTTGCAGCAATGATACCAGCACAATGCGAACCGTGTCCATTGTAATCCATGTAACTTCCTGAACCTGTGAAGTCGGCACCACCATAAACGTATAAATCAGGGTGGTTATAATCAATGCCCGTATCCAATACGGCAACTTTTACTTCCGTTCCATCGTAGCCTCTTGCCCATGCTCCAGGTGCTTTAACCATTCTGATATTCCAAGGAACATATGAAGGATTTACATTCGCAACGGTATTAAGAGCTCCTGCTGAATCGGGGGCAACATCGCAAGATTCTGAAACGTCTTTTTTGAGGTTTGCATCTAACACTGACGAGAAGATATCTACCATTGCTTTCTTATATCCACCAGCAAAACCGCCTTCTTGCGATTGAATTTGCTTTTCGGCAGCCCATGGTCTGTCGACAACTAAATTGTTTTTACCTACATTTTTTTTAGAGTTGAAAGGCATAGTTTCTTCTTCGGGAGCAACCTTATCTCCCACAACCATATCTTCTTTTTGAAATTTAGATGTTTCAATAGTTTTATCAAAGTCTTCTTTTGGGTGAAGGTCGCTTTTAACTTTTGCCCCTCCTTTGCTATTGTTTGTTGCTTTAAATTTAGCCATTTCTTCCTGATTGATATAAACTTCTGGCTGATAATCAGGATCGACCCCTTCAATCTCAATGTCCAATGCATACACTTTCGTATCTTCTTCTACTGCCAAGATACCTTTCTGGGTTGCAAGCTTCTTTGCATTTTCCGATGTAAGCTCAAGCAGCGAAATACCAAGATTATCAAAGTGCAAGACATTATCTTTCAAGGCCTCTCTGTCAGCAGACATAAAAGAAACTCCTTCTTTTACATTTGATTGGTCTACTTTTAACAGTTTTACTGCAGCAGCTTTACTAATTTCTTGGTCTGCATAGGTTACTAAAAATCTTTTGTTGTTGGTTTTATTAGACATAGTTATTATTTGTTAAGTTTACTACTCGTGTGGCTTTTCGTATCCGCCCCGTTTTTTTAATGGTTTCTGGCTCCATTTCTTTTGTCAAACTGGGTAGTCAGCCCCTTCTTTAGACTTCTCTTAATGTTTTGATTATTATACTACTTTTTTCTAAAAGTGATGAACTAAAAATTTCTATTATTAGTTTTGACTTAGATACTATAGTCTTAATTATGCTACAAATATAAACATTTATTCTTTACGAAGCAAATTTTCTGCTTGAAAAAAACAAAAATAATTCATTTTCCCCAGAAAAGGAAAGCGTTCCATACTATACTTATGCAAAAGTATCAATATAGAATTTGAAAAATGTAAACGAACAAAAAGAAAGTGGTAAAAGTGTAAATATTTTTCACAACCCCAAGTATTGTCTAACCTATTAATAACCAATGTATTGCAAAACCTATTGTTTTACATTCCCAAAGCGGCTGTTTTGCACGGTAAAAGCGTAGGTTTTACCGTGCAAAACAGCCGCTTTCGTAATGCCAAAACGAAAGTGCCGTTTTTCTGTGGAAGTTTCTTTACAAAAGCAAGGTATTTCTAGGTGTTGCTTTAGAAAGCCTAGGAACTCTAGAAAAGCTAGAAACACTATATAAACCTTCTTTTCTTTCGGTGCCAAAAGTGCGATGAGCCACGCTCCTACCCATATCATCGCTTTCTTCGGCGGACTTCCTGCATTGCCATTCCCAATTTTTCCTACCCGAAACCGAGGGCGGTGGCAGTTCGGGTATTAGTGTTTTTTAACTACCCATATTTTGCTATACCGCTTTTAATTAGTTTCTTTGCGCCGAAAAATAATTAAGGTATAAAACTGTTAGAGGCTACAAGATACAAGATTATCATTGTTTTCATCATAACATAGCTAAACTATAAATTTTTAAAATAAATAATTAAGTATGAAAAAAGCTCTTTTTGTGGCAATTGCCGCATGCTGTATCGCAACGACATCATTCGCTCAAGAGAATTGGCTGATGAAACTACACATGAAGTCGGGTGAGGTGAAAGAATTCTCGTGCGACGACGTCAAGGAAGTTACTTTCGATAAATTAGGCAACACTTCCTATTATGCCGACGTGAAAGCTACGCACACGTACAATATCTACTACGGAGCCGTAAAGGACAACATAGCCGCATACACGCTTCACTTGTGCGACGGCGAGCTCACACAGGGCGGTCTGCCAAAAGAGATTAACAAGCACGACATAAGACTGACGGTGATGGCAGCAGCATCGGCAAATGCAGACAAAGCCGTACTTCCAGCAGGTACCTACTCGCTGATAGACAACATTGGCGAAAGCGGAATATACGGAAAGCAGAGCGTTTACATAGAAACCAACAAGGTGGACAACAGTGGAAAGGTGGACGGATTCCTCGATTCGCTGAAAATGTGCACCCTGAATGTAGAGCAAAAAGGCGATGGCACCTACCATCTGTTGGTTGAAGGAGAGCTTAGAAGCCACGGGAAAATACGCTTCACATACGACGGAAAGCTCACTTTCGTGAACAAAGACCCCAACTCTACTTACAGTTATATCAAAGAAGATGTGAACTTCACCCCAAGAAGTCTTAGCGGAAGATATGTCAAAGCTACTGATAAGTACTGCGACTACACCCTTACATTCCTCAATTGCGACGTAGACGAAGAAGGATTCATCGTAGGTGCGGGCGAATATCTTAACCTCGTGCTCCTCACAACATTCAAGGTGCCAATGGACATCAACACCATTGTAGGAACATACGACGTGGTTATGCCTGTGCCCGGAGCCGTTTACGAACCCGGAAAGTTCATAGGTGGAATGATGTTCAAGCGAGGCAGTGCCAAGTTCCCTGCAGGTTCGTACTACAAGGCGTTCGACGGTCAAGGTGGAGAAACATTCGGATTCTTCAGTGGCGGTTCGATAACAGTTACCCTCGACAACGGTATGATAACCTTCAAAGGCGACTGGAAAACACCTGAAGGCAAGACCGTAACAATGAACTATACAACAGATGCAAATGGCATAATCGACCAGTCGGAAGAGCAAGGCAACGCCAAGGCAGAAAACAGCAATGCCGCTCGCAGCATAAACGGTGCCACACTGAACCAGCGTCTGAACATAAACGACATTAAAAACGCAGGCAACCAGATATTTATGATGAAGCGATAAACCGCTTCCCGCCTACTCCCCACCCTCCCAAGTGCTTACGCACAGAGGATTGGAAGAGGAGAACGAAAACAAAAAAATGCTAAAGCGCAGTGCTTTAGCATTTTTTTGTTGGTGTATGAAAGGTGGTATGGTGAAAGGGAAGCAGGGGTGTGTAGGGGTTCTAGTTCTCCTATGGATTCTAGTAGAAACCTTGAACCAGCACGTGAAAACAGCTTCGCTTTTGTAAAGAAAGTTCTGAAGAAAAACGGCAATTGCGGTTTGGCATTGCGAAAGCGGCTGTTTTGCGATGCAAAACAGCCGCTTTTACCGCGCAAAA
Encoded here:
- a CDS encoding S8 family peptidase, with the protein product MKEGVSFMAADRAALKDNVLHFENLGVSVLELTSEEAKNLANQEGVLAVEEDAKMYAFDIEPEGFDANYKPEVYINQKEMEKLEGTQENIEGVRVKSNLRHKGASLEPINLLEVQEEDTVVGEKTVPEAESLPFNFEMLSDKNKLFAVESLADEKQTQSQAGGFTDGYKKAMMDMFSSMLDANLKQDASEYCDEEAASVEGIESVEALATSYIPWNIKLVKAHKAWAKGYDGTGVKVAVLDTGIDYNHDDLCVYGGVDFSNSGDYMDYNGHGTHCAGIIAAREYRKKIVGVAPRAKLYAVKVLDNDGGGYTSDIIAGMEWCIENGIQVASMSLGGPQGPSVAYNNAISKCQLHGVVVVVAAGNSGHTNYFPWVCSPANSVQAKTWSASPIAVGAVDKRNQIADFSSRGHQYLPWNPVGCVAPGVKVNSTIPGNKYVEMSGTSMACPHVAGLAALLCQRWNSSDVYKIKKQLLLGTYYSHKYPLMMDKGFGLINCDRVVSTYYVNMFFDRLKEWGLLS
- a CDS encoding protease inhibitor I9 family protein, which encodes MDKISFELQREMNSRPFGEFDVIITLMEGVNAESLNLKSYRVLMSNILAARLTAKEVQALAQNEGVEAIEPDAKVGIL
- a CDS encoding S8 family peptidase, translating into MSNKTNNKRFLVTYADQEISKAAAVKLLKVDQSNVKEGVSFMSADREALKDNVLHFDNLGISLLELTSENAKKLATQKGILAVEEDTKVYALDIEIEGVDPDYQPEVYINQEEMAKFKATNNSKGGAKVKSDLHPKEDFDKTIETSKFQKEDMVVGDKVAPEEETMPFNSKKNVGKNNLVVDRPWAAEKQIQSQEGGFAGGYKKAMVDIFSSVLDANLKKDVSESCDVAPDSAGALNTVANVNPSYVPWNIRMVKAPGAWARGYDGTEVKVAVLDTGIDYNHPDLYVYGGADFTGSGSYMDYNGHGSHCAGIIAAREYRGQTVGVAPRAKLYAVKVLDNDGSGYTSNIIAGMEWCANNDIRVASMSLGGCYAPTIAYGKAVSRCQRNGVLVVASAGNSGNYKYFPWVCAPANSVSTQEDDWSGSPIAVGAVDSNNNLAYFSSRGQETYPWNRVGCVAPGVSVRSTYLNNGYAYMDGTSMACPHVAGLAALLCQQWPWASVYCIKKQLLYATYWSHGDNSCEERGFGLINCERVVSNIEVMRGTWYSYYLLV